One Flagellimonas sp. CMM7 genomic region harbors:
- a CDS encoding NADPH-dependent FMN reductase, whose translation MAAILSLAGSNSSISINYKLVKHTSSLIEGHEIRLLNMARYPFPMYSEDEEKQGYSNSLVELKNDIQRADAIILSVNEHNGNPSAYFKNVIDWLSRLERKFLLDKKVLLMSTSGGKRGGIGSIGVIESLLPRFGAEIISTFSLPSFHENFNADGIIDDSLKIEHQKALNAFLETLK comes from the coding sequence ATGGCTGCAATTTTGTCACTGGCAGGTAGCAATTCCTCAATTTCCATTAATTATAAACTAGTAAAGCATACATCTTCTTTAATAGAAGGACATGAGATTAGATTGCTGAATATGGCAAGGTATCCTTTTCCAATGTACAGTGAAGATGAAGAAAAACAAGGGTATTCCAATTCTTTAGTTGAATTGAAAAATGATATTCAGCGTGCTGATGCAATCATACTTTCAGTGAATGAACACAACGGTAATCCTTCTGCCTATTTTAAAAATGTAATTGACTGGTTGTCAAGATTGGAACGTAAGTTTTTATTGGATAAAAAAGTATTGTTGATGTCGACTTCTGGCGGAAAAAGAGGAGGAATAGGGTCTATAGGTGTAATTGAAAGCCTATTACCGAGATTTGGAGCCGAAATTATTTCAACGTTTTCATTACCGTCATTTCATGAGAATTTTAACGCTGATGGAATAATAGACGATAGTTTGAAAATTGAACATCAGAAAGCTTTAAATGCTTTTTTAGAAACGTTAAAGTAA
- a CDS encoding anthranilate synthase component I family protein → MRRHRSFSISSPSILKENLLEWSKAYDKIVWLDSNEHTDKYGSFDAILAIARQTDGFSKIIESTDEAHEFIGKKQDWLFGYLSYDLKNELEDLVSLNFDGLDFPKIHFFQPSKIIRFKGNEISFLYLDGCADEIEKDYSEIEKSILSESKKGESSQAAHIKMRIHKDAYFEKANTFLQHIHRGDIYEANFCQEFYAENTSINPLITYKKLNTISRPPFATFLRNGDNYLLSASPERYLKKMGETIISQPIKGTAQRGTNKIEDEQFRTLLENDEKERAENVMITDLVRNDLSKSALKGSVQVRELCKVHTFKQVHQMISTVVSKVPKDKNPFELIKETFPMGSMTGAPKISAMKIIEELEETKRGLYSGAVGYFDPNGNFDFNVVIRSILYNAHLKYVSFSVGSAITAKSDPEKEYQECLLKAKAMRSVLEQS, encoded by the coding sequence TTGCGCAGGCATCGTTCTTTCTCAATTTCCTCTCCTTCAATACTTAAGGAAAATTTATTGGAGTGGTCAAAGGCCTATGACAAGATCGTATGGTTAGATAGCAATGAACATACAGATAAGTACGGTTCTTTTGATGCGATTTTGGCAATTGCCAGACAGACCGATGGGTTCAGTAAAATCATAGAAAGCACCGATGAAGCACATGAATTTATCGGTAAGAAGCAAGATTGGTTGTTTGGTTATCTTTCCTATGATTTGAAAAATGAACTGGAAGATTTGGTTTCCCTAAATTTTGATGGGCTTGATTTTCCTAAAATTCATTTTTTTCAACCTTCTAAAATCATCAGGTTTAAAGGAAACGAAATCAGCTTTTTATATTTAGACGGTTGCGCAGATGAAATTGAAAAGGACTATTCTGAAATAGAAAAGTCGATTCTTTCAGAAAGCAAAAAAGGAGAATCTTCACAAGCTGCGCACATAAAAATGCGTATCCATAAAGATGCCTATTTTGAGAAAGCAAATACCTTTTTACAACATATTCATCGGGGAGATATTTACGAAGCTAATTTTTGTCAGGAGTTTTATGCGGAAAACACAAGTATTAATCCGCTAATCACTTATAAAAAGTTAAATACGATTTCTAGACCACCATTTGCAACGTTTTTAAGGAATGGCGACAATTATTTACTGAGCGCTTCCCCAGAGCGCTATCTTAAAAAAATGGGAGAAACTATTATTTCACAACCTATTAAAGGAACGGCCCAGAGAGGAACAAACAAAATAGAAGACGAACAGTTTAGAACTCTGCTTGAAAATGACGAAAAAGAAAGGGCCGAGAATGTTATGATTACTGATTTAGTGCGTAATGACTTGTCTAAAAGCGCATTAAAAGGTAGTGTGCAAGTGAGAGAATTGTGTAAAGTGCATACATTTAAACAAGTGCACCAAATGATTTCTACGGTTGTTTCTAAAGTGCCAAAAGACAAGAACCCATTTGAACTTATAAAGGAAACTTTTCCAATGGGCAGCATGACAGGGGCTCCCAAGATTTCAGCTATGAAAATAATAGAAGAGTTGGAAGAAACTAAACGAGGCCTCTATAGTGGCGCAGTTGGTTATTTTGACCCAAATGGAAATTTTGATTTTAATGTGGTCATACGAAGTATACTTTACAATGCACACTTAAAATATGTATCCTTTTCTGTGGGAAGCGCCATCACAGCAAAATCAGATCCTGAAAAAGAATACCAAGAATGTTTGCTCAAGGCTAAGGCCATGAGAAGTGTATTGGAACAGAGCTAA
- the tilS gene encoding tRNA lysidine(34) synthetase TilS, giving the protein MLAQFINHIDAKFAFLKEKRLLLACSGGVDSVVLAHLCIHSGLDITLAHCNFNLRAKESDDDALFVQNLADQLGIGCKIKSFDTKQYIQDHGGSVQMAARELRYKWFNEILDAEGFGYVMTAHHADDSLETFLINLSRGTGIDGLSGIPIKNGRVVRPLLDFSRKDILDYANAESIEWRKDSSNAESKYLRNKIRQEIAPKLKELHPTFLENFKKTQTHLHQTSTMIQNHIDRLKDGLFEKAKGHFKIKIESLNNLAPLDAYLYQLFNAYGFTEWKDVKGLLSGMSGKEVHSQTHRLIKDREYLLLSKKDDKNNEVFVVSENDTSIDFPVLLKIEEVKAIEETAKNVVFLDKEKLNYPLMLRNWEKGDYFYPFGMNGKKKLSKFFKDEKVDVLSKEKQWLLCSDKNVVWVIGRRLDERYKVDGSTKDILKITFSV; this is encoded by the coding sequence ATGCTAGCACAATTCATAAATCACATTGATGCCAAGTTCGCTTTCTTAAAAGAAAAGCGATTATTGTTGGCGTGCAGCGGAGGAGTTGACAGTGTTGTACTTGCGCATTTGTGCATACATTCTGGACTGGATATTACTTTAGCACACTGTAATTTTAATTTAAGAGCAAAAGAAAGTGATGATGATGCGTTGTTTGTTCAGAATCTAGCTGATCAATTGGGGATAGGATGTAAGATAAAATCTTTTGATACGAAGCAATACATCCAAGATCATGGGGGGTCTGTTCAAATGGCAGCAAGAGAGCTGAGATACAAATGGTTTAATGAAATCTTGGATGCTGAAGGTTTTGGATATGTCATGACTGCCCATCATGCTGATGATAGTTTAGAAACTTTTTTAATCAATCTTTCAAGGGGTACAGGAATTGATGGTCTTTCAGGAATTCCAATCAAGAATGGAAGGGTAGTGCGCCCGCTTTTGGATTTTTCTAGAAAAGACATTCTAGACTATGCAAATGCTGAAAGCATTGAGTGGAGAAAAGATAGCAGCAATGCTGAAAGTAAATATCTGCGAAATAAAATTCGTCAAGAAATTGCACCGAAGCTAAAAGAACTTCATCCAACATTTCTGGAAAACTTCAAAAAAACACAAACGCATCTTCATCAAACTAGCACAATGATTCAAAATCATATTGATAGACTTAAGGATGGTTTGTTTGAAAAAGCGAAAGGACATTTCAAAATAAAAATAGAAAGCCTAAACAATTTGGCGCCTCTAGATGCTTATTTGTACCAACTCTTTAATGCATATGGATTTACAGAGTGGAAAGATGTAAAAGGGCTCTTAAGTGGCATGAGTGGTAAAGAAGTCCATTCCCAAACCCATCGTTTAATTAAGGATAGGGAGTATTTGCTTCTTTCCAAAAAAGACGATAAAAACAATGAGGTTTTTGTTGTTTCCGAAAATGATACAAGTATTGATTTTCCAGTTCTGCTAAAGATTGAAGAAGTAAAAGCTATTGAAGAAACGGCTAAAAATGTGGTTTTTTTGGATAAGGAAAAGTTAAACTATCCGTTAATGTTAAGGAATTGGGAAAAAGGCGACTATTTTTATCCTTTTGGGATGAACGGAAAAAAGAAGCTTTCCAAGTTCTTTAAAGATGAAAAAGTGGATGTTCTTTCAAAAGAAAAACAATGGCTTTTATGCTCAGATAAGAATGTTGTTTGGGTAATTGGAAGAAGGTTGGATGAGCGCTATAAAGTTGATGGTTCAACTAAAGATATTTTAAAAATTACATTTTCTGTATGA
- a CDS encoding protein-disulfide reductase DsbD, which translates to MRYLFLFLGFFFTFSTVQGQSEDNPALWSHEVKKLSDTEYELVFKGKIQDGWHVYSQYTAEGGSLPSEFTFEKVGEEYELVGETAESETITEYSDIFEVDETFFKKEAIFAQKIKLLKPEVTQVSVNLFYQICKEVCIPKDELFEISLNGGVFVNDNKQVDERSTLLSSSLKLDLKNKELLNQGDFENLQGMSNLWMIFGLGFLGGLIALLTPCVFPMIPLTVSFFTKQTQQKSKGIGNAILYGFFIVLIYFLLSLPFHLFDSVDSQILNTIATNIWLNVLFFVIFVFFAFSFFGYYELTLPSSWANKMDAASSKVGGGLGIFFMALTLAIVSFSCTGPILGGLLGSTTLAEGDVATNLSAGMVGFGLALALPFALFALFPAWLNSLPKSGGWMTTVKVVLGFLELALAFKFLSNADLVGNWGIFKREIFLGIWIVLFILMTLYLFGIFKFPHDGPKQKLSLTRKFVGLITVTFSGYLILGLLNITNLKLLSGFPPPDFYSITETESDCPLGLNCFKDFEEGVAYAQEVNKPILLDFTGWACVNCRKMEENVWSDSKIYPMLKDEYVLISLYVDDRKELPENQKFDFEYDSGRIKAIETIGQKWGTFQTINFNAASQPYYVLLSPNLEILNDAVQYVDKDVYEMWLRSGLEKYQLSMNK; encoded by the coding sequence ATGAGATATTTGTTTCTATTCTTAGGTTTCTTCTTTACTTTCTCTACTGTTCAAGGACAATCTGAGGATAATCCTGCCCTTTGGTCCCATGAGGTGAAAAAACTATCAGATACAGAATACGAGCTAGTTTTTAAAGGGAAAATACAAGATGGATGGCATGTATATTCTCAATACACAGCAGAAGGAGGATCACTTCCTAGTGAATTCACTTTTGAAAAGGTTGGTGAAGAGTATGAATTGGTTGGAGAAACTGCAGAAAGTGAAACCATAACGGAATACAGCGATATTTTTGAGGTTGATGAGACATTCTTTAAGAAAGAGGCAATATTTGCACAGAAAATAAAATTGCTAAAGCCGGAGGTAACCCAAGTATCCGTCAATCTATTTTATCAAATATGTAAAGAGGTATGCATCCCAAAAGACGAATTGTTCGAAATCTCATTAAACGGAGGTGTTTTTGTAAACGATAATAAGCAAGTAGATGAGCGCAGTACTTTACTCAGTTCATCTTTAAAGTTGGATTTAAAGAACAAAGAGCTTTTAAATCAGGGTGATTTTGAGAATTTGCAAGGTATGTCCAATCTTTGGATGATTTTTGGGCTTGGTTTTTTGGGAGGACTTATTGCATTATTGACGCCATGTGTTTTTCCAATGATTCCTTTAACGGTCTCCTTCTTTACCAAACAGACACAACAAAAATCCAAAGGAATAGGGAATGCCATTTTATATGGTTTTTTTATTGTATTGATATACTTTTTACTGAGTTTGCCCTTTCACTTGTTTGATTCAGTGGACTCTCAAATCCTAAATACCATAGCTACCAATATTTGGCTTAACGTTCTCTTCTTTGTAATATTCGTGTTTTTTGCCTTTTCCTTTTTTGGGTATTATGAGCTGACCTTACCAAGCTCTTGGGCAAATAAAATGGATGCAGCATCTTCCAAAGTAGGAGGAGGGCTCGGTATATTCTTTATGGCTCTGACCTTGGCAATTGTTTCCTTTTCATGTACGGGACCTATTTTGGGAGGACTTTTAGGAAGTACCACCTTGGCCGAAGGAGATGTGGCCACAAACCTTTCTGCGGGTATGGTAGGTTTTGGTTTGGCATTGGCATTGCCGTTTGCATTATTTGCATTATTCCCCGCGTGGTTAAATTCTTTGCCCAAATCTGGAGGTTGGATGACTACTGTAAAAGTGGTTTTAGGATTTTTGGAATTGGCACTTGCATTCAAATTCCTTTCAAATGCAGATTTAGTTGGGAACTGGGGCATTTTTAAAAGAGAAATATTTTTGGGTATTTGGATTGTCCTATTTATTTTGATGACATTGTATCTTTTTGGGATATTCAAATTTCCACATGATGGTCCAAAACAAAAACTTTCGCTGACTCGAAAATTTGTGGGATTGATAACCGTTACTTTTTCTGGATATTTAATACTGGGTTTACTCAATATTACCAACTTAAAATTACTTAGCGGATTTCCCCCACCTGATTTTTATAGTATAACCGAAACAGAAAGTGATTGCCCATTAGGGTTAAATTGCTTCAAAGATTTTGAAGAAGGAGTGGCATATGCCCAAGAGGTAAACAAGCCTATTCTTTTGGATTTTACAGGCTGGGCCTGTGTCAATTGTAGGAAAATGGAAGAAAATGTTTGGAGTGACTCCAAAATATACCCAATGCTCAAGGATGAATACGTACTCATTTCGTTATATGTAGATGATAGGAAAGAACTACCGGAGAATCAAAAATTTGATTTTGAATATGATTCAGGAAGAATCAAGGCCATTGAGACCATAGGACAAAAATGGGGCACTTTTCAAACCATAAACTTTAATGCAGCTTCCCAACCATATTATGTACTGTTATCCCCAAATCTTGAAATATTAAACGATGCAGTACAATATGTGGATAAGGACGTTTATGAAATGTGGCTTAGATCTGGTCTGGAAAAGTACCAGTTATCGATGAACAAATAA
- a CDS encoding penicillin acylase family protein has translation MKKLKRVLRVLVPILLALIIGLYLFINSLKPDYDGEKILPGLESEVTVFYDTYGIPHIYAENEKDAFRALGYAHAQDRLWQMELLRRVAKGGLSEVFGKDLLETDRFFLSLGISDYTTQTVSRLDMDSDMVILSNAYLDGINEFIKEGPTPIEFYLTGLEKTPFSLGDIYNATGYMAFSFAMAHKTDPLLTNIRNQFGDDYVKDLAIDSDTSTVWINNYKRPDVDSIDINIIGSITCALKKLPIPQFIGSNSWVLAPEKTKSGKVILANDPHVGFAQPSVWYEAHMSTPKYEKYGYHFAGIPFPVLAHDRNLAFGLTMFENDDIDFYFEETHPTDSTKYKTETGWKEYEVISKNIKVKDSGDITFTYKKTRHGPILNNIAKQIKGERPIAMSWIYTQVENEVIDGLYGMGHAENIDEFEAELPKVHAPGLNVMYGDAAGNVAWWATAKLYQMPDSISTKFVLDGTTGKEERLDYLDFSENPSAINPPWNYVYSANNQPDSIAGRLYPGYYLPENRARRIVQLLDSKSDWDKESTSEMILDVTSTVNPALVTELIKLLDVTNLSEEQLVQVDALKNWNGEYTLENTNAVLYHRCEYYVLKNTFEDELGEEQFNQFLSTHLLKRHIAKGTSMESGKWWDNVHTKDIVETRDDIVLKSFADAWYSLINDFGADPTQWTWEKVHTLEHEHPIGKVESLRKFFNVGPYPVHGTREVINNMAFPYDSTGFYKVNSGPSTRRIIDFSDIENSISILPTGQSGNPFSKHYKDQAELFVNGKFRKMMMNRQEIESSAESVLIFSKE, from the coding sequence GTGAAGAAGTTAAAAAGAGTACTTAGAGTACTTGTTCCTATATTACTTGCCCTAATCATTGGTTTATATTTATTCATAAACAGCCTAAAGCCCGATTATGATGGGGAAAAAATATTACCTGGACTGGAAAGTGAGGTAACTGTTTTTTATGACACCTATGGAATCCCTCATATTTATGCTGAAAATGAAAAAGACGCTTTTCGTGCTTTGGGATATGCTCATGCGCAAGATCGTCTTTGGCAAATGGAATTGCTTAGGAGAGTTGCTAAAGGTGGACTTTCTGAAGTTTTCGGAAAGGATTTGTTAGAAACGGATAGATTTTTCCTTTCTCTGGGAATAAGCGATTATACAACCCAAACGGTTTCCAGATTAGACATGGATAGTGATATGGTAATTCTTTCAAATGCATATTTGGATGGTATAAATGAGTTTATAAAAGAAGGTCCTACACCTATAGAATTTTACCTTACAGGATTGGAAAAAACACCCTTTTCACTCGGGGATATCTATAATGCAACCGGTTATATGGCCTTTAGTTTTGCCATGGCCCATAAAACAGACCCGTTGTTGACCAATATTCGAAATCAGTTTGGTGATGACTATGTAAAGGATTTAGCTATTGATTCAGATACTTCAACGGTTTGGATAAATAATTATAAAAGACCAGATGTAGATTCCATTGATATAAATATTATTGGCAGTATTACCTGTGCTTTGAAAAAATTGCCTATACCTCAATTTATTGGTAGTAATAGTTGGGTTTTGGCACCAGAAAAAACTAAAAGTGGAAAAGTAATACTGGCAAACGATCCCCATGTTGGTTTTGCCCAGCCCTCTGTTTGGTACGAAGCTCATATGAGTACCCCTAAATATGAAAAATACGGGTACCATTTTGCGGGCATACCTTTCCCAGTATTGGCCCATGATAGAAATTTGGCCTTTGGCCTAACAATGTTTGAAAATGATGACATTGATTTTTACTTTGAAGAAACTCACCCAACTGACAGCACAAAGTATAAAACCGAAACAGGATGGAAAGAGTATGAGGTTATAAGTAAGAACATTAAGGTTAAAGATAGTGGTGACATCACTTTTACTTATAAGAAGACAAGGCACGGTCCTATATTGAACAATATTGCAAAACAAATCAAAGGAGAACGCCCAATTGCTATGTCATGGATTTATACCCAGGTGGAGAACGAGGTAATAGATGGACTATATGGTATGGGCCATGCCGAAAACATAGATGAATTTGAAGCAGAATTACCCAAAGTGCACGCACCGGGCTTGAATGTAATGTATGGTGATGCAGCCGGAAATGTTGCATGGTGGGCCACTGCAAAACTGTACCAAATGCCTGACAGCATCTCCACCAAATTTGTCCTTGATGGAACCACGGGGAAAGAAGAGCGTCTGGACTACCTTGATTTTTCAGAGAATCCAAGTGCAATCAACCCACCTTGGAATTATGTGTATTCAGCCAATAACCAGCCAGATTCTATTGCTGGAAGGTTGTACCCAGGGTATTATTTACCAGAAAATAGAGCTAGAAGAATCGTACAGCTGCTGGATTCAAAAAGTGATTGGGACAAAGAATCCACATCAGAAATGATACTCGATGTCACTTCAACTGTGAACCCAGCTTTGGTTACAGAGTTGATAAAACTTCTAGATGTTACCAACTTATCCGAAGAGCAATTGGTGCAAGTAGATGCACTCAAGAATTGGAATGGGGAGTATACGCTTGAGAATACAAATGCAGTACTTTATCATAGGTGTGAGTATTATGTTTTAAAAAATACTTTTGAAGATGAATTGGGGGAAGAACAATTCAATCAATTTTTGAGCACACATTTACTTAAACGGCACATAGCTAAAGGAACTAGTATGGAATCTGGTAAATGGTGGGATAATGTCCACACAAAAGATATAGTCGAAACTAGGGATGATATTGTATTAAAATCTTTTGCAGATGCATGGTATTCCTTGATAAATGACTTTGGTGCAGATCCAACCCAATGGACTTGGGAAAAAGTACATACTTTGGAACATGAGCATCCCATAGGCAAAGTGGAATCATTACGAAAGTTTTTTAACGTAGGCCCTTATCCGGTGCATGGTACTAGGGAAGTAATCAATAATATGGCGTTTCCTTATGATAGCACAGGTTTTTATAAGGTCAATTCAGGCCCATCAACACGTCGTATCATAGATTTTTCAGATATAGAAAATAGCATTAGTATTCTACCCACTGGTCAATCCGGAAATCCTTTCAGCAAACACTATAAAGATCAAGCCGAATTGTTTGTCAATGGTAAGTTTAGAAAAATGATGATGAACAGACAGGAAATTGAAAGTAGCGCTGAATCCGTGTTGATATTTTCTAAAGAATAG
- a CDS encoding carboxypeptidase-like regulatory domain-containing protein, with protein sequence MKKLFTIIMLLVSMQYAVAQEEIPKISVSFTNVDVARALEMIESKTDYKFYYLDEWLENVKVTGNFQDTQVSLILDDLFKNTVLNFYISDDKKIFLMQNNQIYDSLPDDFFGAQEDQLTDEEAGYEQLKDLGPLFVNSNDGANRGLEVVKIGRENRNNRRRTFTLSGKIVNAKGQPIPDLALIIKGKDIGTSTNASGNYTVELPVGENIIETRGLGIQDSRTKVILYNDGVFNFQLDESVEALDEVVLQANRDRNVEAALTGVTLIEVEKIKNIPLVLGERDILKAAVTLPGITTAGEGAAGFNVRGGRTDQNLILLDNGVIYNPSHFFGIFSAINPFSTGSAEIYKGNIPAEYGGRLSSVFDITTKDGNTEKFAGEASIGPVTSNIVLETPIVKDKSALLVGGRATYSDWILRSLDDEQLNNSTASFFDVVAKYNHTINENNEIKATGYFSRDAFSITSDSIFDYSNRLVSLKWDHKFSEKTTGSLILSNSEYKFGIEFDGESNDDFDLGYKNNETEVKIKMKYLHSDKHKFDYGISSKLYVVDPGDIVPLGAQSDVSSLTIPQERGLESAVFISDSYEVNKKLLIDMGLRFSFYAALGASSQRIYQDNAPLNSGTLVETQEFDKNEVIETYGGPEVRLSARYFIKPDLSIKASLNNAYQYIHTLSNNTTVSPTDTWKLSDINIEPQEAYQASLGLYKNFEGNKYELSVEGYYKQQKNLLDYKVGAQLLLNEAIETEVLQGDGKAYGVEFLLKKSEGKLNGWLGYTYSRSFVKLDSEFNEERVNNGDFFPSNFDKPHDISVVANYKFTRRFSASANFVYQTGRPVTFPIGSFSFNNSEFVFYSDRNKFRIPDYYRLDLSFNMEGNHKIKKFAHSFWSFSIYNVLGRNNPYSVFFVTQDGDIKAFQSSIFSIPVPTITYNFKF encoded by the coding sequence ATGAAAAAACTTTTTACCATCATCATGCTTCTTGTAAGCATGCAGTACGCCGTTGCACAAGAAGAAATCCCTAAAATTTCAGTTTCATTTACCAATGTAGATGTGGCGCGGGCACTTGAAATGATTGAGAGCAAAACCGACTATAAATTCTACTATTTGGATGAGTGGCTGGAAAATGTAAAGGTTACGGGTAATTTTCAAGATACTCAGGTAAGCCTAATATTAGATGATTTGTTCAAAAATACCGTGCTGAACTTTTATATTTCAGACGATAAAAAGATATTTCTGATGCAAAACAATCAGATTTATGACTCCCTACCGGATGATTTTTTTGGAGCGCAAGAAGATCAACTTACGGATGAAGAAGCAGGATATGAACAATTAAAAGACCTGGGACCTTTATTTGTTAACTCAAATGATGGTGCAAATAGAGGGTTGGAGGTTGTAAAAATTGGTAGAGAAAACAGGAACAATAGAAGAAGGACCTTCACATTGAGCGGCAAGATAGTTAATGCCAAAGGTCAACCAATACCAGACTTGGCTTTAATTATAAAAGGTAAAGATATTGGAACTTCAACCAATGCAAGTGGAAATTACACTGTAGAGCTTCCTGTTGGCGAGAACATTATTGAAACACGAGGACTTGGTATACAAGACTCCAGGACCAAAGTGATTTTATATAACGATGGAGTTTTTAACTTTCAATTGGATGAAAGTGTTGAGGCATTGGATGAGGTAGTATTGCAGGCCAATCGAGACCGAAATGTAGAAGCAGCTTTAACTGGGGTAACCCTTATTGAAGTTGAAAAAATAAAGAACATCCCCTTGGTTTTGGGAGAAAGAGACATACTCAAGGCTGCGGTAACATTGCCAGGTATTACCACGGCGGGTGAAGGCGCAGCTGGTTTTAATGTAAGAGGTGGAAGAACGGACCAAAACCTAATTTTATTGGATAATGGAGTTATCTATAATCCTTCACACTTTTTTGGAATCTTTTCTGCTATTAACCCTTTTAGTACGGGGTCAGCGGAAATTTACAAGGGAAATATTCCTGCCGAATACGGTGGTAGACTTTCCTCTGTTTTTGATATTACCACAAAGGATGGTAATACCGAGAAATTTGCAGGTGAAGCCTCCATTGGACCTGTAACGAGCAATATTGTTCTTGAAACACCTATAGTTAAGGATAAATCAGCTTTACTGGTTGGAGGTAGAGCTACATATTCAGATTGGATATTACGTTCCCTGGATGACGAACAATTAAACAATAGTACAGCTTCGTTTTTTGATGTGGTTGCAAAATATAACCATACCATAAATGAAAACAATGAGATAAAGGCAACTGGGTATTTTAGCCGTGATGCTTTTAGCATTACTTCAGATTCCATATTTGATTATAGCAACAGATTGGTTTCTTTGAAATGGGACCATAAATTCAGCGAAAAGACAACGGGAAGCCTTATTCTTTCTAATAGTGAATACAAATTTGGAATTGAGTTTGATGGCGAATCCAATGATGATTTTGATTTAGGGTATAAGAATAATGAAACTGAGGTTAAAATAAAGATGAAATACCTTCATAGTGATAAACATAAATTTGATTACGGTATATCTAGCAAACTTTATGTGGTGGACCCGGGAGATATTGTGCCATTAGGGGCCCAGTCAGATGTCTCTTCTTTGACCATACCTCAAGAACGGGGTCTGGAATCGGCAGTTTTTATATCTGATAGTTATGAGGTAAATAAAAAGTTGCTCATAGATATGGGGCTTCGGTTTTCATTTTATGCTGCTCTCGGAGCTTCATCCCAGCGAATTTATCAGGATAACGCACCACTCAATAGCGGTACTCTGGTAGAGACCCAAGAGTTTGATAAAAATGAAGTGATAGAAACGTATGGAGGTCCAGAGGTGCGCCTTTCTGCAAGATATTTCATAAAGCCAGACTTATCAATAAAGGCAAGTCTTAATAATGCCTATCAGTACATACATACATTATCCAACAATACCACGGTATCACCAACAGATACTTGGAAACTATCGGATATAAATATTGAGCCTCAAGAAGCGTATCAGGCATCCTTGGGGTTGTATAAGAATTTTGAAGGCAACAAATATGAATTAAGCGTTGAAGGGTACTACAAACAACAAAAAAACTTACTGGATTATAAGGTAGGTGCCCAGTTATTGCTTAATGAAGCCATAGAGACCGAGGTACTACAAGGGGATGGAAAAGCCTATGGAGTAGAATTTCTATTAAAGAAAAGCGAAGGAAAATTAAATGGTTGGTTAGGCTATACCTATTCACGTTCCTTTGTAAAACTGGATAGTGAGTTTAATGAAGAGCGGGTAAACAATGGAGACTTTTTTCCGTCAAACTTTGATAAGCCTCATGATATAAGTGTAGTTGCCAACTATAAGTTCACCAGAAGGTTTAGCGCATCCGCAAATTTTGTGTATCAGACAGGAAGACCCGTTACTTTCCCTATAGGAAGCTTTTCTTTCAATAATTCAGAGTTTGTTTTTTACAGTGACAGGAACAAGTTCAGAATCCCTGATTATTATCGATTGGATTTGAGCTTTAACATGGAAGGAAATCATAAGATTAAAAAGTTTGCACATAGTTTTTGGAGCTTTTCAATCTATAACGTACTGGGGAGAAATAACCCATATTCTGTATTCTTTGTAACACAAGATGGGGATATAAAAGCATTTCAAAGCTCTATTTTCTCAATCCCAGTGCCTACTATAACCTATAATTTTAAGTTTTAA